The Streptomyces griseiscabiei genomic sequence CGACGGCCTGGGCCTGGTGCGCCTCGTCGTGGGCCTTGCCCGCGACGCCGATGACACGGTCGGCGCCGAGCTGCTCGACGGCCTCCTTGAGCGTGTCCTCGTTGCGGCCCGTGATGCAGACCCGGTCGCCGCGCGCGACGAGGGCCTCGGCGATGCCGTGGCCGATGCCGCGGCTGGCGCCGGTGATGAGGGCGACCTTGCCCGAAAGCTCGGGGAGTTCCACCGAAGTCATGTTCCCGATCCCCTAGTCGAGCGGTCCGCCGGCGACGTACAGCACCTGGCCGGAGACGAATCCGGCGTCCTCGCCGGTGAAGTACGCGATGGCCCCGGCGATGTCCTCGGGCCGGCCCACGCGCTGCACGGGGATCTGGGTGGCGGCGGCGGCCTGGAAGTCCTCGAAGCCCATGCCGACGCGGGCGGCGGTGGCGGCCGTCATGTCGGTGACGATGAAGCCGGGCGCGACGGCGTTGGCGGTGACGCCGAACTTGCCGAGTTCGATGGCGAGGGTCTTGGTGAAGCCCTGCAACCCGGCCTTGGCGGCGGAGTAGTTGGCCTGGCCGCGGTTGCCGAGCGCGGAGGACGAGGACAGGTTGACGATCCGGCCGAACTTGGCCTCGACCATGTGCTTCTGGACGGCCTTGGCCATCAGGAAGGCGCCGCGCAGGTGCACGTTCATGACCGTGTCCCAGTCGGAGGCGCTCATCTTGAACAGCAGGTTGTCGCGGAGCACGCCCGCGTTGTTCACCAGGATCGTCGGCGCGCCCAGCTCCTCGGCGATCCGGGTGACGGCGGCCTCGACCTGCGCCTCGTCGGAGACGTCGCAGCCGACCGCGAGCGCCCGGCCGCCGGCGGCGGTGATCTTCTCCACGGTGTCCTTGCACGCGGCCTCGTCGAGGTCGATCACCGCGACGGCCCGCCCCTCGGCGGCCAGTCGTACGGCGGTCGCGGCGCCGATGCCGCGCGCGCCACCCGTGACCACGGCGACACGCTGCTCAGTGGTGGACATTGCTGGTTCTCCTCGCCCTTGGATGCGGCTCCTGCGGCGCCCTCCCTCTGGTGAGCGACCGCTTAGTACCTTCAGCACACGTGACGCTAGAAGTCCTGGCACCCGGTGTCAACGTTCCACCAGGTGCGATCCCTTGTGTGATCCCTTACGTCGGGGTCATTCCCTACGTCGGGTCACTCCACCAGCAGGGCGAGCAGCCGCTCGGCCTCCGCCGCCGGATCCGCGGTGAGCCCAGTGTGCACGGGTCCCGCCTGGACGACCGTGGAACGGGGCGCGACAAGCCACCGGAACCGCCGTCCGGCGTCGT encodes the following:
- the fabG gene encoding 3-oxoacyl-ACP reductase FabG, with the translated sequence MSTTEQRVAVVTGGARGIGAATAVRLAAEGRAVAVIDLDEAACKDTVEKITAAGGRALAVGCDVSDEAQVEAAVTRIAEELGAPTILVNNAGVLRDNLLFKMSASDWDTVMNVHLRGAFLMAKAVQKHMVEAKFGRIVNLSSSSALGNRGQANYSAAKAGLQGFTKTLAIELGKFGVTANAVAPGFIVTDMTAATAARVGMGFEDFQAAAATQIPVQRVGRPEDIAGAIAYFTGEDAGFVSGQVLYVAGGPLD